Proteins encoded within one genomic window of candidate division KSB1 bacterium:
- a CDS encoding exodeoxyribonuclease IX — MSKIYLIDASPYIFRAFFSIPSSMRAPDGSPTNAVYGYAAFLIEILKKTQPTHLAVAFDGSLTSSFRNEFYPDYKANREQPDPALEAQLEACWQVTEALGMKAYIDDRYEADDIIGTLIAKFSKPRTSFVVVSGDKDLAQLVNKRTELWDFAKDRRFDEKTVKQHFGVRANQIVDLLALQGDAVDNIPGVKGIGEKTAVTLLKKFASIEAIYQQLDKVEKMSWRGAAAIRAKLEQGRDFAFLSKKLATIASDAPIQANLSALKYAGADRRKVEALFDRLGFGKIRERIPKWKR, encoded by the coding sequence ATGTCAAAAATTTATTTGATCGACGCCAGCCCGTACATCTTTCGCGCTTTCTTCTCGATTCCCTCCTCGATGCGCGCACCGGACGGCTCGCCGACGAATGCGGTTTATGGCTACGCTGCTTTTCTGATCGAAATTTTGAAAAAAACGCAGCCAACGCATTTGGCCGTTGCCTTTGATGGCAGCTTGACCAGCTCGTTTCGCAACGAGTTTTATCCCGATTACAAAGCCAACCGCGAGCAGCCGGATCCCGCGCTCGAGGCCCAGCTCGAGGCGTGTTGGCAAGTGACCGAGGCCTTGGGCATGAAAGCCTATATCGACGACCGTTACGAGGCGGACGATATTATCGGCACCCTCATCGCCAAGTTTTCCAAGCCGCGCACCAGTTTCGTCGTCGTCTCCGGCGACAAGGATTTGGCGCAACTCGTCAACAAACGCACGGAGCTGTGGGATTTCGCCAAAGACCGGCGCTTCGACGAAAAAACGGTGAAACAACATTTCGGCGTGCGCGCCAACCAGATCGTTGATTTGCTGGCGCTGCAAGGCGATGCCGTCGACAACATTCCCGGCGTCAAAGGCATCGGGGAGAAAACCGCGGTGACGTTGTTGAAAAAATTTGCCAGCATCGAAGCCATTTATCAACAACTCGACAAAGTGGAAAAGATGAGCTGGCGCGGCGCGGCGGCCATTCGCGCCAAGCTCGAGCAGGGCCGGGACTTTGCCTTTCTCTCCAAAAAACTCGCGACGATTGCGAGCGATGCGCCGATTCAAGCGAATTTGTCCGCGCTGAAATACGCCGGCGCCGATCGCCGGAAAGTCGAGGCCTTGTTTGACCGCCTCGGCTTCGGAAAAATACGCGAGCGGATCCCGAAGTGGAAAAGGTAG